Proteins from a genomic interval of Amycolatopsis sp. cg13:
- the octT gene encoding diglucosylglycerate octanoyltransferase, producing the protein MSPQLLVFGDSLCFHGPEGPCAADDPRLWPNVAANALSGQADLVAGIGWTARDLWWSLTGDPRVWADLRRVDAVVLAVGHMDTLPSPLPTYLRQGLRYLRPDGVRRVVRGAYLAAQPRLSVVMRGRPRVLPARLSVSYLDQSVEALRALRPELPVFGMLPSVHRADAYGRVHTGRAEAAAALASWAARREVPLLDTPGVVGEHVLSGAGNPDGMHWGWAGHEAVGTAMAKLVAPHLGSGNVG; encoded by the coding sequence ATGAGCCCGCAGCTGCTCGTCTTCGGCGATTCACTCTGTTTCCACGGCCCCGAGGGCCCTTGCGCGGCCGACGATCCGCGCCTGTGGCCCAACGTCGCCGCGAACGCGCTGTCCGGACAAGCCGATCTCGTCGCCGGCATCGGCTGGACCGCGCGCGACCTGTGGTGGTCCCTTACTGGTGACCCGCGCGTGTGGGCGGATCTGCGTCGCGTCGACGCTGTCGTGCTCGCCGTCGGTCACATGGACACACTGCCGTCGCCTCTGCCGACTTATTTGCGTCAGGGGCTTCGTTACCTTCGCCCCGACGGCGTGCGTCGCGTTGTACGCGGTGCCTATCTCGCTGCGCAGCCACGGTTGTCTGTCGTGATGCGCGGGCGTCCTCGCGTGCTTCCTGCGCGGCTGAGCGTGAGCTATCTGGACCAGTCCGTCGAAGCGTTGCGCGCGCTACGCCCTGAGTTGCCGGTGTTCGGCATGCTGCCTTCGGTGCACCGCGCTGATGCGTACGGACGCGTACACACGGGACGCGCCGAAGCAGCCGCTGCGCTCGCTTCGTGGGCCGCGCGACGCGAAGTGCCGTTGCTCGACACGCCCGGCGTGGTTGGCGAACATGTCTTGAGCGGCGCGGGAAATCCCGACGGCATGCACTGGGGATGGGCGGGGCACGAAGCTGTTGGAACTGCGATGGCGAAGCTCGTTGCGCCGCACCTCGGCTCTGGCAACGTAGGCTGA
- a CDS encoding DMT family transporter: MNTTALAMVLVAAVVHAAWNLAAKRVSAGGPRFVWLYYTVSAVGMLPVIAVALAVEPERPQWTWLLAALVTAVLHVVYGIVLQRGYEVGDLSVVYPLARGTGPLVSVLVAVTVLGERPGVLGLAGAFLVVAGVLVISLGGSTGDAKARRAGVFYGVATGTVIAAYTIWDAHSVTSLGVPPLVYFGGGAIGQSILLAPAAARGRSEIKRLWRDHRREVLIVGLASPASYLLVLYALRIAPVSLVAPARELSIVFGGVAAWLVLRERNAVRRLAGSLVVLAGIAAIAVA, translated from the coding sequence ATGAACACCACTGCCCTCGCCATGGTTCTCGTCGCCGCGGTCGTGCACGCCGCGTGGAACCTGGCCGCCAAACGGGTTTCCGCCGGCGGTCCGCGATTCGTCTGGCTGTACTACACGGTTTCCGCGGTGGGGATGCTCCCGGTGATCGCGGTCGCGCTCGCCGTCGAACCGGAACGTCCACAATGGACTTGGCTGCTCGCCGCGCTGGTCACCGCGGTCCTGCACGTGGTGTACGGGATCGTGCTGCAGCGCGGCTACGAGGTCGGCGATCTGTCGGTCGTCTACCCGCTGGCCCGCGGCACCGGACCGCTGGTGTCGGTGCTCGTGGCCGTCACGGTCCTGGGCGAACGGCCCGGTGTGCTCGGGCTGGCCGGCGCCTTCCTGGTCGTCGCGGGCGTCCTGGTGATCAGCCTCGGCGGCAGCACCGGCGACGCGAAGGCTCGTCGCGCCGGCGTGTTCTACGGCGTCGCCACCGGAACAGTCATCGCGGCTTACACGATTTGGGACGCGCATTCGGTCACTTCGCTCGGCGTGCCTCCGCTCGTCTACTTCGGCGGCGGTGCGATCGGCCAGAGCATCCTGCTCGCGCCGGCTGCCGCCCGCGGCCGCTCCGAGATCAAGCGGCTGTGGCGCGACCATCGGCGCGAGGTGCTGATCGTCGGGCTGGCCTCGCCCGCCAGCTACCTGCTGGTCCTCTACGCCCTGCGGATCGCGCCGGTCAGCCTCGTCGCTCCGGCGCGCGAACTGTCGATCGTCTTCGGCGGGGTCGCCGCCTGGCTCGTGCTCCGCGAGCGCAATGCCGTGCGGCGGCTCGCCGGCTCGCTCGTGGTACTGGCTGGGATCGCTGCGATTGCGGTCGCCTGA
- a CDS encoding DegV family protein, with protein sequence MSVAVVTDSTAHLPEGFAERHSVRVVPLHVLVEGVCSLDGVEMGPAALAEALGERKIVTTSRPTPAEFATEFRAALDAGADAVVSVHLSRELSGTWEAAVLAAEEVGSDRVRVVDSRTTAMGLGFAALHAADAAASGAGPAEVEAVATEAADRSSTLFVVETLEHLRRGGRIGSAAALLGTALAVKPVLHMSGGRILPLEKVRTMNRAIGRLVELSVQAAGTGPVELAVHHLASPERAVELANRLEEAIPGCAGGCVVSEIGAVIGAHTGPGVLGVVVQRA encoded by the coding sequence GTGTCGGTCGCCGTGGTCACGGACTCCACCGCGCACCTGCCCGAAGGCTTCGCCGAGCGGCACTCGGTGCGGGTGGTGCCTCTGCACGTCCTGGTGGAAGGCGTGTGCTCGCTCGACGGCGTCGAAATGGGTCCCGCCGCGCTCGCGGAAGCGCTGGGGGAGCGCAAGATCGTCACGACTTCCCGGCCCACTCCGGCCGAATTCGCCACCGAATTCCGGGCCGCGCTCGACGCGGGTGCGGACGCGGTCGTGTCCGTGCACCTGTCGAGAGAGCTGTCCGGCACCTGGGAAGCCGCCGTTCTGGCCGCGGAAGAAGTCGGCTCGGACCGGGTTCGCGTGGTCGATTCCCGCACCACAGCGATGGGTTTGGGCTTCGCCGCCCTGCACGCCGCGGACGCCGCCGCCTCCGGAGCCGGCCCGGCCGAGGTCGAAGCGGTCGCAACGGAAGCGGCCGACCGGTCGTCGACGTTGTTCGTGGTCGAGACGTTGGAACACCTGCGCCGTGGCGGCCGCATCGGCTCGGCCGCGGCGTTGCTCGGCACCGCGCTGGCGGTGAAACCGGTGCTGCACATGTCCGGCGGCCGGATCCTGCCGCTGGAGAAAGTGCGCACGATGAACCGCGCGATCGGGCGCTTGGTCGAGTTGTCCGTGCAGGCGGCGGGGACGGGGCCGGTCGAGCTGGCGGTGCACCATCTTGCTTCGCCGGAACGCGCCGTCGAACTGGCGAACCGGCTGGAGGAAGCGATTCCGGGCTGTGCCGGGGGATGCGTGGTGTCGGAGATCGGCGCGGTCATCGGCGCGCACACCGGGCCTGGCGTGCTCGGCGTGGTCGTGCAGCGCGCCTAG
- a CDS encoding VOC family protein, with product MDVLSSRVLIHPRDHEVSTAFYRDALGLAIEREFPGGTRFFAGGGSIEVVGAGEEGPGPDVNLFLQVRDLPATLAELAGRGVEPVREARREPWGTDEAWIADPDGLRIVLVEVPEDHPLRRDKR from the coding sequence ATGGACGTACTGAGCAGCCGGGTGCTGATCCACCCCCGCGACCACGAGGTGTCGACCGCGTTCTATCGCGACGCTCTCGGCCTCGCGATCGAGCGCGAGTTCCCTGGTGGCACGCGGTTTTTCGCCGGTGGCGGTTCGATCGAGGTGGTCGGAGCCGGCGAAGAAGGACCCGGTCCGGACGTCAATCTGTTCCTGCAGGTCCGCGATCTCCCGGCGACTCTGGCCGAATTGGCCGGACGCGGGGTCGAACCGGTGCGCGAGGCCCGTCGCGAACCGTGGGGCACCGACGAGGCGTGGATCGCCGACCCGGACGGGCTGCGGATCGTCCTCGTCGAGGTCCCGGAGGACCACCCGTTGCGCCGCGACAAGCGCTAG
- a CDS encoding DUF3626 domain-containing protein, with protein MIDTEPWERAVAHVAALATGGPANPAWRVTLHFHPDRLVGGVPILESLARDGRYRSQFETGVSNGGLTAHPGGDRWRWESRLFAGAYDDVEATHRPKYGSLNFRGRKSGGSPRFGSAYLRLARHTMSRTTFAYPDSVFEPTAFGVEARLSELVAIAKSDAQDVLDDYIEAQVHGEVDLARDVEALVLDPSYRGTEIEAAARNLGTVEWHDGFRIATEELLRHPDYRGPEFTALGAELAEDGQLDPRILGKATGQDDQALKRVWHLLARFGNQELS; from the coding sequence GTGATCGACACGGAACCCTGGGAACGCGCGGTCGCTCACGTAGCCGCGTTGGCGACTGGCGGCCCGGCGAATCCGGCGTGGCGGGTCACGCTGCATTTCCACCCGGACCGGCTGGTCGGCGGGGTGCCGATCCTGGAAAGCCTGGCGCGCGACGGCCGGTACCGCTCGCAGTTCGAGACCGGCGTCAGCAACGGCGGGCTGACCGCGCATCCCGGAGGAGACCGCTGGCGCTGGGAAAGCCGGTTGTTCGCCGGCGCTTACGACGACGTCGAGGCCACGCATCGGCCGAAATACGGGTCGCTCAATTTCCGCGGGCGAAAGTCGGGCGGCTCGCCTCGGTTCGGCTCGGCGTATCTGCGGCTCGCGCGGCACACGATGTCCCGCACGACTTTCGCTTATCCCGACAGCGTCTTCGAGCCGACTGCTTTCGGCGTCGAGGCGCGCTTGTCCGAACTGGTCGCGATTGCCAAGTCGGACGCGCAAGACGTGCTGGACGACTACATCGAGGCGCAGGTGCACGGCGAGGTGGACCTGGCGCGGGACGTCGAAGCGCTGGTTCTCGATCCGTCCTACCGAGGAACCGAAATCGAGGCGGCGGCCCGAAACCTGGGCACCGTCGAATGGCATGACGGGTTCCGGATCGCCACTGAAGAACTGCTCCGGCATCCCGATTACCGCGGGCCGGAATTCACCGCGCTGGGCGCTGAACTCGCCGAGGACGGGCAACTCGACCCGCGCATCCTCGGGAAAGCCACCGGCCAGGACGACCAAGCTCTCAAACGCGTATGGCACCTGCTCGCGCGATTCGGCAACCAGGAACTCAGCTAG
- a CDS encoding ComEC/Rec2 family competence protein, whose amino-acid sequence MKLETEEKSRRDHDFRLVPAAVAGWAATLAGLQLGWWAATVVGAVAVIGAVVLLARGRSRYVGAGGALLLVGLIAAVPTALRIHDAASDPLGAAAAHGVTATLRVEISERPRPIHQAGYADQQAGSRSVAIPARVTTATVDGQPVESTGRVLLLAPVEGWNGLLPGQEVTTSGRLLPARGGELTAAVLSVRAAPTDVGAAPWWQRAAAALRNSLHSLCAVLPEEPAGLLPGLVLGDTSALPQRVESEFTASGLTHLMAVSGGNLVIIGGAVLLLCRLVRAGPRFSAAAAGTCLAGFLVLVGPEPSVVRAGVMGGIGLLALALGRRGSALPALAFAVCVLVAWDPTMAANFGFALSVLATAGLVLLAPRWADSLVRRGVPPGYAEGLAVPLAAFVVTAPVIAGMAGTVSLVSVVTNVLAAPVVAPVTVLGVLATVVGPWWPGAGQVLIHLADPEARWLITVARHGARAPGAALSWPGGWWGGLCAAALLVAVVVAARFRRLRLLVAIGLVVVLLTVVPAKVLAPGWPPDGWAMVECDVGQGDAIVLATAEPGRAVVVDTGPEPGPVDECLRRLGVERVPLLVLSHLHADHIGGLASVFEGRAVGAIAVGPGRAPAWAWQSVSGEARRRGVPLMQLSEGQRLEWPGLSLDVLGPRYATARSPALQDGTMINNSSVVLRADTPAGRVLLTGDVELAAQADLLAEGVDLRADVLKVPHHGSRYSLPQFLAAVRPRTALISVGAGNGYGHPSKSTVDVLGTMGVLVTRTDVDGDTAVLPAGSGPAVARRGEPRGPPR is encoded by the coding sequence ATGAAGCTGGAAACCGAGGAAAAGTCGCGGCGTGACCACGATTTCCGCCTCGTCCCCGCAGCCGTCGCCGGATGGGCGGCCACCCTCGCCGGACTGCAACTCGGCTGGTGGGCCGCAACCGTAGTCGGAGCCGTAGCGGTCATCGGAGCCGTGGTGCTTCTGGCGCGCGGCCGTTCCCGATACGTAGGTGCCGGGGGAGCGCTGCTGCTAGTGGGCCTCATTGCCGCAGTGCCAACGGCCCTGCGCATTCACGACGCAGCATCCGACCCGCTGGGAGCCGCCGCTGCCCATGGCGTCACCGCGACACTGCGGGTCGAGATCAGCGAGCGTCCACGGCCGATCCACCAGGCTGGCTACGCCGATCAGCAGGCAGGCTCCCGGTCAGTCGCGATCCCCGCCCGCGTCACTACGGCCACAGTGGACGGTCAGCCAGTCGAATCGACCGGCCGGGTTCTGTTGCTGGCACCGGTCGAGGGATGGAACGGTCTGCTTCCAGGCCAGGAAGTGACGACGTCCGGACGGCTCCTGCCCGCCCGCGGCGGCGAGCTGACCGCCGCAGTGCTCTCCGTCCGTGCCGCGCCGACCGACGTCGGAGCAGCACCGTGGTGGCAGCGCGCCGCTGCGGCCCTGCGCAACAGTTTGCACTCGCTGTGCGCGGTCCTGCCGGAGGAACCAGCGGGGTTGCTGCCCGGACTGGTGCTAGGCGACACGAGCGCGTTGCCGCAACGGGTCGAGAGCGAGTTCACCGCCTCGGGGCTCACCCATCTGATGGCGGTGAGCGGTGGAAATCTCGTCATCATCGGCGGGGCCGTCCTGCTGCTGTGTCGATTGGTTCGAGCGGGCCCAAGGTTTTCCGCAGCAGCGGCTGGTACCTGCCTGGCGGGATTCCTCGTCCTGGTGGGCCCTGAACCAAGTGTGGTGCGGGCAGGCGTCATGGGCGGCATCGGTTTGCTCGCGCTGGCTCTGGGACGGCGTGGTTCAGCGCTGCCCGCGCTGGCGTTCGCAGTGTGCGTACTGGTGGCGTGGGATCCGACGATGGCAGCAAATTTCGGTTTCGCGCTCTCGGTTCTCGCCACAGCTGGGCTGGTGCTGCTCGCGCCGCGCTGGGCGGATTCGCTGGTACGACGGGGAGTTCCGCCCGGTTACGCCGAAGGCCTCGCTGTCCCGCTGGCCGCGTTCGTGGTCACCGCGCCAGTCATCGCCGGGATGGCGGGCACGGTCAGCCTGGTCTCAGTCGTCACCAATGTCCTCGCGGCGCCAGTGGTCGCGCCGGTCACCGTGCTGGGTGTTCTGGCGACAGTCGTCGGGCCCTGGTGGCCAGGCGCCGGACAGGTGCTGATCCACCTGGCGGACCCGGAGGCCCGGTGGCTGATCACCGTCGCCAGGCATGGCGCGAGAGCACCCGGGGCCGCGCTGTCCTGGCCCGGTGGCTGGTGGGGCGGATTGTGCGCGGCGGCCCTGCTGGTCGCAGTCGTAGTAGCGGCAAGGTTTCGCCGGCTCCGACTGCTGGTGGCGATCGGATTGGTCGTCGTGCTGCTGACGGTCGTGCCAGCCAAGGTACTGGCTCCTGGCTGGCCGCCGGATGGTTGGGCGATGGTGGAATGCGATGTCGGACAAGGGGATGCGATCGTCCTCGCGACGGCCGAGCCGGGCCGCGCCGTGGTCGTCGACACCGGGCCGGAGCCGGGGCCGGTCGACGAATGCTTGCGGAGGCTGGGCGTCGAACGGGTGCCGCTGCTCGTGCTGAGCCACCTGCACGCGGATCACATCGGCGGTCTCGCCTCGGTATTCGAGGGACGGGCGGTCGGTGCGATCGCGGTAGGGCCCGGTCGTGCTCCGGCGTGGGCGTGGCAGTCGGTTTCCGGTGAAGCGCGGCGTCGTGGCGTGCCGCTGATGCAGTTGAGCGAGGGGCAACGGCTGGAATGGCCGGGATTGTCGCTGGACGTGCTGGGTCCGCGCTACGCCACCGCTCGGTCACCGGCGTTGCAGGACGGCACGATGATCAACAACAGTTCGGTGGTCCTGCGCGCGGACACCCCGGCCGGCCGGGTTTTGCTGACCGGAGACGTGGAATTGGCCGCACAAGCGGACCTGCTCGCCGAGGGTGTCGACCTGCGGGCTGACGTGCTGAAGGTGCCGCACCACGGTTCGAGGTATTCGCTGCCGCAGTTCCTCGCGGCGGTGCGGCCGCGCACAGCGCTGATCAGTGTCGGCGCGGGAAACGGATACGGACATCCGAGCAAGTCCACAGTGGACGTTCTCGGAACGATGGGAGTGCTGGTCACCCGGACCGATGTCGACGGTGATACCGCCGTTCTTCCCGCGGGAAGCGGACCGGCGGTCGCGCGCCGGGGCGAGCCGCGGGGTCCGCCGCGGTAG
- a CDS encoding helix-hairpin-helix domain-containing protein, translating to MFEQPARDPGTPVNVRLTWLADQLAAVPHTAGPGDRPARRWLPLGRAGRSARGRLSASADSQLSGGTDLDSQPAAETSSQRHARPTGSHTGLSAFADNPSPSESQLPGGKLVRSWLPEHTEQRWTRRWLPGATGLPGFLGRRGMVFALALLAAAAVIAGGLAIFGRSPAAEIAPPLPTARAQAPHASKTNENLVISVVGHVRSPGLVTVPSGSRVADALRAAGGANPGVDLTALNLARKLTDGEQLAVGVPAAQAAPAGSAAAASKIDLNSATAEQLDSLPGVGEVTARRITDWRTQHGGFSSVEQLRDVDGIGESKFQKLREQVTVG from the coding sequence GTGTTCGAGCAGCCCGCCCGGGATCCGGGCACTCCCGTCAACGTCAGGCTCACCTGGCTCGCCGACCAGCTGGCCGCGGTCCCGCACACCGCCGGACCCGGCGACCGTCCGGCACGCCGCTGGCTGCCCCTCGGCCGCGCGGGCCGGTCAGCGCGCGGACGGTTGTCGGCAAGTGCAGACAGCCAGCTGTCCGGGGGGACGGATCTGGACAGCCAGCCAGCAGCTGAGACGAGCTCCCAACGTCACGCGCGGCCCACGGGCTCCCACACCGGACTGTCTGCATTTGCCGACAACCCGTCGCCGTCGGAAAGCCAGCTGCCCGGCGGAAAACTGGTTCGCAGCTGGCTGCCGGAACACACCGAACAGCGATGGACCCGCCGCTGGCTCCCCGGAGCAACCGGCCTGCCGGGCTTCCTGGGCCGCCGAGGAATGGTCTTCGCCCTGGCCTTGCTGGCAGCCGCCGCCGTCATCGCCGGTGGCCTGGCGATCTTCGGCCGCTCACCCGCAGCCGAGATCGCCCCGCCGCTCCCGACCGCCCGAGCACAGGCACCGCATGCGTCGAAGACCAACGAGAACCTGGTGATCAGCGTCGTCGGCCACGTGCGTTCGCCAGGACTCGTCACCGTCCCATCGGGTTCCCGTGTCGCCGACGCTCTCCGCGCCGCCGGTGGGGCAAACCCGGGCGTCGACCTGACCGCGCTGAACCTCGCCCGCAAACTCACCGATGGCGAACAGTTGGCGGTCGGTGTCCCCGCCGCCCAAGCCGCACCGGCCGGTTCCGCCGCTGCAGCCAGCAAGATCGACCTGAATTCCGCGACCGCCGAACAACTCGACAGCCTCCCCGGCGTCGGCGAGGTCACCGCCCGGCGCATCACTGACTGGCGAACGCAGCACGGCGGATTCTCGAGCGTCGAACAACTTCGCGACGTCGACGGCATCGGCGAAAGCAAATTCCAGAAACTCCGCGAGCAGGTGACCGTCGGATGA
- the rpsT gene encoding 30S ribosomal protein S20, with translation MANIKSQVKRIDTNEKARQRNLAIRSSVKTAIRKFREAAEAGDKDKALELQRDAARKLDKAVTKGVIHANQAANKKSALAKRANQL, from the coding sequence ATGGCCAACATCAAGTCGCAGGTCAAGCGCATCGACACCAACGAGAAGGCGCGGCAGCGCAACCTGGCGATCCGGTCCTCGGTGAAGACCGCGATCCGCAAGTTCCGCGAGGCCGCCGAAGCCGGTGACAAGGACAAGGCCCTCGAACTGCAGCGCGACGCCGCTCGCAAGCTCGACAAGGCCGTCACCAAGGGCGTCATCCACGCCAACCAGGCCGCGAACAAGAAGTCGGCTCTCGCGAAGCGCGCGAACCAGCTCTGA
- the holA gene encoding DNA polymerase III subunit delta, producing the protein MTTAPAPLHLVTGEEELLIERAVRASLDAAKAADPTADLTRTRVSDLTPPVLAELVSPSLFAEGRVIVLESAQDISQELSDAVLAYVKAPADGIVLVVVHSGGGRSKAAKALPGALKKAGAEITECPKLTKPAEREAFVRNEVRRAGGKIDGAGLMALLDSVGSDLRELSSAATQLVADTGGVIDEQAVRRYHTGRADVTGFAVAEKAVAGDRAAAMESLQWAMQLGVPHVLVADALADAVRTIARVSAAGRGNPNQMAGELGMPPWKIRKAQGQSRGWGQDGLATAMRVVARLNAEVKGAAADANYALQRAVLEVVAAKGDR; encoded by the coding sequence GTGACCACCGCACCCGCGCCGCTGCACCTCGTCACGGGCGAGGAAGAACTGCTCATCGAACGGGCTGTGCGAGCGTCCCTCGACGCGGCCAAGGCCGCGGACCCGACGGCGGACCTCACGCGGACACGGGTGTCCGATCTCACACCGCCCGTGCTGGCTGAGCTGGTCAGCCCGTCATTGTTCGCCGAGGGCCGCGTGATCGTGCTGGAGTCGGCGCAGGACATCTCGCAGGAGCTGTCCGACGCGGTCCTGGCGTACGTGAAGGCGCCCGCCGACGGCATCGTCCTCGTGGTCGTGCACAGCGGCGGCGGGCGGAGCAAGGCCGCGAAAGCGCTGCCTGGCGCGTTGAAAAAAGCGGGCGCGGAGATCACCGAATGCCCGAAGCTCACCAAGCCGGCCGAGCGCGAGGCGTTCGTCCGCAACGAGGTGCGCCGCGCGGGCGGCAAGATCGACGGCGCGGGCCTGATGGCTCTGCTCGACTCGGTCGGCTCGGACCTGCGCGAACTGTCCTCGGCGGCGACGCAGCTGGTCGCCGACACCGGGGGAGTCATCGACGAGCAGGCGGTCCGCCGCTACCACACCGGACGCGCCGACGTGACTGGCTTCGCGGTCGCGGAGAAGGCCGTCGCGGGCGACCGGGCGGCCGCGATGGAGTCGTTGCAGTGGGCGATGCAGCTGGGCGTTCCGCATGTCCTGGTGGCCGACGCGCTGGCCGACGCGGTCCGCACGATCGCTCGCGTGTCCGCCGCCGGCCGCGGCAATCCGAACCAGATGGCGGGCGAGCTGGGCATGCCGCCGTGGAAGATCCGCAAAGCCCAAGGCCAGTCCCGTGGCTGGGGCCAGGACGGCCTGGCGACCGCGATGCGCGTCGTCGCGCGGCTGAACGCCGAGGTCAAGGGCGCGGCGGCCGACGCGAACTACGCCCTGCAGCGCGCGGTCCTCGAGGTGGTCGCGGCCAAGGGAGACCGCTGA
- a CDS encoding GNAT family N-acetyltransferase, with product MDHAELTLRPITGPEELDLFCQLAYALDHELADDLAAGRRRPDWMWVALRGGELVARAAWWGRADEPVPFLLDVFDLEDPAVGARLLRTAMAEILPRGTRPPAYNRMIPAEWREEAATRSVVEDRMTALEQTGAKLLAERLRFEWRPGTPVAPPRNRLLFRPIRDADEILDLMTRVLDGTLDAHSRDDLTRMSAREAAIRHYEDELAHYRSPRDWWRVAALPDGTPVGFVTPARNNYNPIIGYLAVLPEHRGNGYIDDILAEGTRILAAQEVPRIRAATDLDNIPMANAFRRAGYVNFERTITMAWP from the coding sequence GTGGACCACGCCGAACTGACCTTGCGTCCGATCACCGGGCCGGAAGAACTCGATCTTTTCTGCCAACTTGCCTACGCCCTTGACCACGAACTCGCCGACGACCTCGCCGCCGGACGCCGCAGGCCGGACTGGATGTGGGTCGCGCTTCGCGGCGGCGAACTCGTCGCCAGGGCCGCGTGGTGGGGTCGCGCCGACGAGCCGGTCCCGTTTCTGCTGGACGTTTTCGATCTTGAAGACCCAGCCGTCGGAGCGCGACTGTTGCGAACCGCGATGGCGGAGATTCTGCCCAGAGGTACCAGGCCTCCGGCCTACAACCGGATGATCCCCGCGGAGTGGCGCGAAGAAGCCGCGACCCGAAGCGTCGTCGAAGACCGGATGACCGCGCTCGAACAGACCGGCGCCAAGCTGCTCGCCGAGCGGCTGCGCTTCGAATGGCGACCCGGGACTCCGGTCGCGCCGCCGCGGAACCGGCTGCTCTTCCGTCCGATCCGCGACGCGGACGAGATCCTCGACCTGATGACCCGCGTCCTGGACGGGACGCTCGACGCCCACAGCCGCGACGACCTGACCCGGATGTCCGCCAGGGAAGCTGCGATCCGGCATTACGAGGACGAACTGGCGCATTACCGCAGCCCACGCGACTGGTGGCGAGTCGCCGCCTTGCCCGACGGCACGCCGGTCGGGTTCGTCACCCCGGCGCGCAACAACTACAACCCCATCATCGGGTATCTCGCCGTCCTGCCCGAACACCGCGGCAACGGCTACATCGACGACATTCTCGCCGAGGGCACCCGAATCCTTGCCGCCCAAGAGGTTCCGCGCATCCGGGCGGCGACGGACCTCGACAACATCCCGATGGCGAACGCGTTCCGGCGCGCCGGGTACGTCAACTTCGAGCGCACGATCACGATGGCTTGGCCGTGA
- the thrC gene encoding threonine synthase, with translation MTAALSATSANKTIDLGPAVELVSKEEGHRQPLAPEFVSAEDFSPLEVAYDFGRVRREDIEAGPRNIWRYKKLLPVPSTVEETPNTEPGCTRLVRADRLAKELGLKSVWVKDDTGNPTHSFKDRVVAVALAAAREFGFEVLACPSTGNLANATAAAAARAGWRSVVLIPKSLERAKILTTAVYDGDLIAVDGNYDDVNRLATELAGEHPKWAFVNVNVRPYYSEGSKTLAYEVAEQLGWRIPEQIVVPIASGSQLTKVDKGFRELGQLGLVDASPYKVFGAQATGCSPVSTAYRNGHDVVQPVKPDTIARSLAIGNPADGPYVLDVVNRTGGAIEDVTDEEVVEGIRLLARTEGIFTETAGGVTVATAKKLVETGKLDPDAETVLLITGDGLKTLDAVENHVGPKATVPPSAAAVAKALGY, from the coding sequence ATGACTGCAGCCCTCAGCGCCACCTCCGCCAACAAGACGATCGACCTCGGTCCGGCCGTCGAACTGGTGTCGAAGGAAGAAGGGCACCGGCAGCCGCTCGCTCCGGAATTCGTCTCCGCCGAAGACTTCTCGCCGCTCGAGGTCGCCTACGACTTCGGCCGCGTCCGCCGCGAGGACATCGAGGCGGGCCCGCGCAACATCTGGCGTTACAAGAAACTCCTTCCCGTCCCCTCGACTGTCGAGGAGACTCCGAACACCGAACCCGGCTGTACCCGGCTCGTGCGCGCCGACCGGCTCGCGAAGGAACTCGGCCTCAAGAGCGTGTGGGTCAAGGACGACACCGGCAACCCGACGCACTCGTTCAAGGACCGCGTGGTCGCCGTCGCGCTCGCCGCGGCCCGCGAGTTCGGCTTCGAGGTCCTCGCGTGTCCCTCGACCGGCAACCTGGCCAACGCGACCGCCGCCGCGGCGGCCCGCGCCGGCTGGCGGTCGGTCGTGCTGATCCCGAAGAGCCTCGAGCGCGCGAAGATCCTCACCACCGCGGTCTACGACGGCGACCTGATCGCCGTCGACGGCAACTACGACGACGTGAACCGGCTCGCCACCGAACTGGCCGGCGAGCACCCGAAGTGGGCGTTCGTGAACGTCAACGTCCGCCCGTACTACTCCGAGGGCTCGAAGACGCTCGCCTACGAGGTCGCCGAGCAGCTCGGCTGGCGCATCCCCGAGCAGATCGTCGTGCCGATCGCCTCCGGTTCCCAGCTCACCAAGGTGGACAAGGGTTTCCGCGAGCTGGGCCAGCTCGGTCTCGTGGACGCCAGCCCGTACAAGGTGTTCGGCGCACAGGCCACCGGCTGCTCGCCGGTCTCCACCGCGTACCGCAACGGCCACGACGTGGTCCAGCCGGTGAAGCCGGACACCATCGCCCGCTCGCTGGCGATCGGCAACCCGGCCGACGGCCCGTACGTGCTCGACGTGGTCAACCGCACCGGCGGCGCGATCGAGGACGTCACCGACGAAGAGGTCGTCGAAGGCATCCGGCTGCTCGCGCGCACCGAAGGCATCTTCACCGAGACCGCGGGCGGCGTCACCGTGGCGACCGCGAAGAAGCTCGTCGAAACCGGCAAGCTCGACCCGGACGCCGAAACCGTCCTCCTCATCACCGGCGACGGCCTCAAGACCCTCGACGCGGTCGAGAACCACGTCGGCCCGAAGGCCACCGTGCCGCCGTCCGCCGCGGCCGTCGCCAAGGCGCTCGGCTACTAG